The following are from one region of the Elgaria multicarinata webbii isolate HBS135686 ecotype San Diego chromosome 13, rElgMul1.1.pri, whole genome shotgun sequence genome:
- the LOC134408312 gene encoding sialic acid-binding Ig-like lectin 14: protein MTAPDAVSVPEGLCVFISCSFTYDPGDARISATLYGYWYEVGKTTNDPAVATNNDKKDIADFALNRFHLSEDLEGGNCSLTINDAQKRDRGNYYFRMEKEPKAKFDYKRLGQPSVSVTTLENPEIQILGKLRAGHPVNITCTTPGSCALKPPIITWEGISEKARSRISDLQPNGTKVYSTVFNFVPSVADHGQNLTCSVRYGNETSFVYRAETIQLDINYPPEKLEIHAELLRSNKIVKKFTGVTHFTVNEGDSIVLQFEVKGNPSPTVTWMKKSQSEWTPLQPTSGNTLKISDLKKSHMGEYKCEARNPEGSSKATFKLSLEDSPRACKQEISHCKQDSSGFQCKCSICSSPSPNITWQVNGETLAGNTTQGKIQVTTWNTEKVGTSTLRFTGDWDGEHHFTCHGVNPKGELDMMFFPFSSGDMLITKIVSAVIGALIMFVIMMLIIAIIVTSKKCKRKSVTASKSYTKQLVQGEIPIDVKGSSIKGGDEVPKVQEKSNESTVENADDAEDLHYATLEFKLKESIPETIPEEPQTEYAEIKTS from the exons ATGACTGCCCCCGATGCTGTGTCGGTACCGGAGGGGCTCTGTGTCTTCATTTCCTGCAGTTTCACTTACGATCCAGGTGATGCTAGAATCAGTGCCACATTGTATGGATATTGGTATGAGGTAGGAAAGACTACAAACGATCCTGCAGTGGCCACCAATAATGACAAAAAAGACATTGCAGACTTCGCTCTCAATCGCTTTCATCTCTCTGAGGATCTGGAAGGAGGCAACTGTTCCCTCACCATCAACGATGCCCAAAAACGTGATAGAGGGAACTACTATTTCAGAATGGAGAAAGAGCCCAAAGCAAAATTTGATTACAAACGTCTTGGCCAACCGTCTGTGAGTGTAACAA CACTAGAAAACCCAGAAATACAGATACTGGGAAAGCTTCGAGCAGGACACCCAGTAAACATCACTTGCACAACCCCAGGAAGTTGTGCTTTGAAGCCTCCGATCATCACCTGGGAAGGCATTTCTGAAAAAGCCAGATCCAGGATCTCTGACTTGCAGCCAAATGGCACCAAAGTCTACAGCACCGTGTTCAACTTCGTACCCTCAGTGGCAGACCATGGACAGAATCTCACTTGCAGCGTCCGCTATGGGAATGAGACCAGTTTTGTGTATAGGGCGGAGActatccagctggacatcaact ACCCACCTGAGAAGCTGGAGATCCATGCAGAACTTCTGCGCTCAAACAAAA TTGTGAAAAAGTTTACAGGTGTCACCCACTTCACTGTAAATGAAGGTGACTCTATTGTGCTACAATTCGAGGTAAAGGGCAACCCTTCGCCCACAGTGACTTGGATGAAGAAATCACAATCTGAATGGACTCCTCTTCAGCCCACTTCAGGAAACACACTGAAAATTTCTGATCTGAAGAAGTCGCATATGGGTGAATACAAGTGCGAAGCCCGGAACCCAGAAGGCTCCAGCAAGGCAACCTTCAAGCTCTCCCTAGAAG ACAGCCCTAGGGCGTGCAAACAGGAGATCTCCCACTGCAAGCAAGATAGCAGTGGGTTCCAGTGCAAGTGTTCCATCTGCTCCTCCCCGTCGCCCAACATAACGTGGCAGGTGAATGGGGAGACCTTGGCGGGGAACACCACCCAAGGGAAGATACAGGTCACTACCTGGAATACAGAGAAAGTAGGCACTAGCACCCTGCGCTTCACAGGGGACTGGGACGGAGAACACCATTTTACCTGTCATGGAGTCAACCCAAAGGGAGAGCTTGATATGATGTTCTTCCCGTTTAGTTCAG GGGACATGTTGATTACGAAGATCGTTAGTGCAGTGATTGGCGCACTCATCATGTTTGTTATCATGATGCTCATCATTGCCATCATCGTGACCTCCAAAAA GTGCAAGAGAAAATCAGTGACTGCCTCAAAGTCTTACACAAAACAACTTGTCCAAGGCGAGATCCCCATAGATGTCAAG GGTTCTAGCATCAAGGGAGGCGACGAAGTGCCAAAAGTGCAAGAAAAGTCAAATGAATCCACTGTCGAAAACGCTGACGACGCTGAAGACCTACATTACGCCACCCTTGAGTTTAAGTTGAAGGAAAGTATACCAGAGACCATTCCAGAAGAACCTCAAACAGAATACGCTGAAATCAAGACTTCGTAG